A genomic window from Ascaphus truei isolate aAscTru1 chromosome 1, aAscTru1.hap1, whole genome shotgun sequence includes:
- the LOC142468461 gene encoding uncharacterized protein LOC142468461, translating into MVQDKVTWADVATSYWPAGLINRHFVNPTGGPTVSTYGGRTSAASKKEMWDTIVIGVNACGNSVRDKYHCRKRFDDIRSKLKKKIQDQRVHATGTGGGPTPQRLILTPLEELLRPKLLTVVVEGLAGDRDIGIYPSQFPAVAPGGHVSPEMEQVSSPGSASSTLLEEHHGDEDDEYDEDDATEETEIQSCDHEEVPIETVVPPNRPSTSTYDAIVASEGKIVDAENRRHSDMMTVLERMIGLQEETVSQLAHLHRVFIEVPKQLQKINTSFEALVVQQTQANYWRMTNVPQFNTSQPGSVHAGQFSPHSSDIHSPGPNVTGQVADIAVQVPDDILPLPSV; encoded by the exons ATGGTCCAGGACAAAGTCACATGGGCTGACGTTGCGACTTCGTATTGGCCCGCAGGACTTATAAACCGCCATTTTGTGAACCCAACTGGGGGTCCTACTGTcagcacctacggag ggcggacaagtgcagcaagcaaaaaagaaatgtgggacacaatagtcattggtgtcaatgcctgtgggaatagtgtcagggacaagtatcattgtcggaaaagatttgatgatattaggtccaaattgaaaaagaaaatacaagaccaacgcgtgcatgctactggcactggaggtgggcccacaccacaacgtctcatattgactccattggaggagctgcttcggccaaaattacttaccgtcgtcgtggaaggcttggctggtgaccgtgacattggaatttatccgtcacaatttccagcag ttgcccctggaggacatgtgtcacctgagatggaacaagtgtcttcacctgggtcagccagctcaacactactagaag aacatcatggtgatgaggatgatgagtatgatgaggatgacgccacagaagagactgaaatacaatcatgtgaccatgaagaggtgccaatagaaactgttgtaccgccaaatcgtccatcaacttccacatacgatgcaattgtagcttcagagggaaaaatagtggacgcagaaaatcgtcgccattcagacatgatgacagtgctggaaaggatgattggactgcaggaagaaacagtatcacaattggcacatctccacagagtcttcattgaagtgcctaaacagttgcaaaaaatcaacacctcattcgaagcattagttgttcagcaaacacaagctaattactggagaatgactaatgtaccacaattcaacacctcccagccaggatctgttcatgcaggtcagttttcaccacattcatctgatattcattcaccaggcccaaatgttaccggtcaagtagcagacattgctgtgcaggttcctgatgacatcctaccgctgccatctgtataa